Proteins encoded together in one Roseibacterium elongatum DSM 19469 window:
- a CDS encoding ABC transporter ATP-binding protein produces the protein MGSLDPRRGPWHLTSRPPPEVICTSLAKTFAGGTEAVRPVDLTFSAGRTTALVGPSGCGKSTLLRMIAGLETPSAGAIEIGGEPPSQTLRKAGLSVAFQDPSLLPWRSVRGNIELALGLARRRPGPDEVDQLITLVGLDGFGDARPAELSGGMRQRAAIARALATRPGLLLLDEPFGAVDELTRTQLAQDLPRIWEARGTTTILVTHSVSEAVHLSDRVIVLSPRPAEIVDDIAIDLPRPRPETATRSDEAAALVDRVFAGLAKGMAMDRPTLAAQ, from the coding sequence GTGGGATCGCTCGATCCTCGAAGAGGTCCATGGCACCTGACGTCACGCCCCCCGCCCGAGGTCATCTGCACCTCGCTGGCCAAGACCTTCGCCGGGGGAACCGAAGCGGTGCGCCCGGTCGATCTGACCTTTTCGGCGGGCCGGACGACGGCGCTGGTCGGCCCGTCGGGCTGTGGCAAGTCGACCCTTCTGCGCATGATCGCCGGCCTGGAAACGCCAAGCGCGGGGGCGATCGAAATCGGGGGCGAGCCGCCCTCGCAAACGCTTCGAAAGGCGGGGCTTTCGGTCGCGTTTCAGGATCCGTCGCTGCTGCCGTGGCGCAGCGTGCGCGGAAACATCGAGCTTGCGCTGGGGCTTGCGCGGCGCAGGCCGGGGCCCGACGAGGTCGATCAACTCATCACGCTGGTGGGGCTGGACGGGTTCGGCGATGCCCGTCCCGCGGAACTGTCGGGCGGCATGCGTCAACGCGCGGCCATTGCGCGTGCGCTGGCCACGCGACCCGGCCTGTTGCTGTTGGATGAACCCTTTGGCGCGGTCGATGAACTGACCCGGACCCAGTTGGCGCAGGATCTGCCCCGCATCTGGGAGGCGCGAGGCACCACCACGATCCTCGTGACCCATTCCGTCAGCGAGGCGGTGCATCTGTCCGACCGGGTGATCGTCCTGTCGCCGCGCCCGGCCGAGATCGTCGATGACATTGCCATCGACCTGCCCCGTCCCCGCCCCGAGACTGCAACGCGCAGTGACGAGGCCGCGGCCCTGGTTGATCGTGTCTTTGCGGGTCTGGCCAAGGGGATGGCCATGGATCGCCCGACGCTGGCTGCGCAATGA
- a CDS encoding App1 family protein, with the protein MRLIHTLIYKLDSAFGRHRARTPGAIDPHIGYATETGIVLRGRVLAREPKRVRTGKSGRLGNLRAMVGLFRTKEVSAVTVACGGRTTVTDEEGYFSLTVPRDHAAGWHTASVALPDGTETPCPFFVPDPDAPAILISDIDDTVLETGAWSLFRNLWTTFTGNVETRRIYRDAVDVYTKLRKAANIPVFFVSSSPWNIHGFLLAIFERTGLPRGPLFLRDFGVDRDKFITAGHGDHKGNAIDLILQANPGCPAVLAGDTGQEDARIYRAAIARYPGRIKAVILRTPKPGVDPRTERDLDALRATGVPVFAGRDFTAFGTELQRSLRDQPVPAGNRHRRR; encoded by the coding sequence ATGCGACTGATCCACACCCTCATTTACAAGCTCGATTCCGCGTTCGGCAGACACCGGGCCAGAACACCCGGCGCCATCGACCCTCATATCGGCTATGCCACCGAGACCGGGATCGTTCTGCGCGGCCGGGTTCTTGCGCGGGAGCCGAAGCGCGTTCGAACAGGCAAGTCCGGACGTTTGGGCAACCTGCGCGCGATGGTGGGGCTTTTCCGCACGAAAGAGGTGTCCGCGGTTACCGTGGCTTGCGGCGGTCGAACGACGGTCACTGACGAGGAAGGGTATTTCAGTCTGACCGTGCCCCGCGACCATGCTGCCGGCTGGCATACGGCCAGCGTTGCGCTGCCCGACGGGACCGAGACGCCCTGTCCCTTTTTCGTCCCCGACCCGGACGCGCCTGCCATTCTGATCAGCGATATCGACGACACCGTCCTTGAAACCGGGGCATGGTCCCTGTTTCGGAACCTCTGGACGACGTTCACCGGCAACGTCGAGACGCGGCGCATTTACCGCGATGCGGTTGATGTCTACACCAAGCTGCGCAAGGCCGCGAACATCCCCGTTTTCTTTGTCAGTTCCTCGCCGTGGAACATTCACGGGTTTCTGCTTGCCATTTTCGAACGCACAGGCCTGCCCAGGGGGCCTCTCTTCCTGCGCGATTTCGGCGTCGACCGGGACAAATTCATCACCGCCGGTCACGGCGATCACAAAGGCAATGCGATTGACCTGATCCTGCAAGCCAATCCCGGATGCCCGGCGGTCCTTGCCGGCGATACGGGGCAGGAGGATGCCCGCATTTATCGCGCCGCAATCGCGCGGTACCCTGGGCGCATCAAAGCCGTGATTTTGCGCACGCCAAAGCCGGGGGTCGATCCCCGAACCGAAAGAGACCTTGACGCGCTGCGCGCCACGGGCGTTCCGGTCTTCGCCGGGCGCGACTTCACCGCATTTGGAACGGAGTTGCAGCGATCGCTGCGTGACCAACCCGTGCCTGCGGGCAATCGTCATCGCCGGCGCTAG
- a CDS encoding DUF1206 domain-containing protein, producing the protein MAISDALALDSNSIRAKRLEDVNPNDFKWAIPFMRAGYAGRALVYVVVAGFSLWSIAQGGQAEGTKSVMESLTGSGWPILVLIAVGMAAYAIWRLIDSLADLEAYGTDGKGLIARAGMLVTGVIHLGIGLLALGTLIGSSSGGGTGGIVATVMQLEGGRWIIGAAGALTLCASAYYFDKGIKGKYRAHLVANRFTTRWNTILKAGVIAQGVVVGIIGILILYAALQADASQSVGLDAAFEWLRSQAFGRILVIVLCVGLVAFAIFCAVNAVYRIVPKAYDGSGETLAAHLKRATS; encoded by the coding sequence ATGGCGATTTCGGATGCATTGGCCCTCGACAGCAATTCCATCCGGGCAAAACGTCTCGAAGACGTCAACCCGAATGACTTCAAATGGGCCATCCCGTTCATGCGTGCCGGCTATGCCGGACGTGCACTGGTCTATGTCGTCGTCGCGGGCTTTTCGCTTTGGTCCATCGCCCAGGGCGGCCAGGCGGAGGGGACAAAAAGCGTCATGGAGTCGCTTACCGGAAGCGGCTGGCCAATTCTGGTGCTGATCGCCGTTGGCATGGCCGCCTATGCGATCTGGCGTCTCATCGACAGTCTGGCCGACCTCGAAGCCTACGGTACGGACGGCAAGGGGCTGATCGCGCGCGCGGGCATGCTGGTGACCGGCGTCATTCACCTCGGCATCGGGCTTCTTGCGTTGGGGACGCTTATCGGATCATCGTCGGGCGGAGGGACCGGCGGCATCGTTGCGACGGTGATGCAACTCGAAGGTGGGCGCTGGATCATCGGGGCTGCAGGCGCTTTGACGCTTTGTGCGTCAGCCTACTATTTTGACAAAGGCATCAAGGGCAAATACCGCGCGCACCTTGTGGCCAACAGGTTCACCACCCGTTGGAACACGATCCTCAAGGCAGGAGTGATCGCGCAAGGCGTGGTTGTCGGCATCATCGGCATCCTGATCCTGTATGCGGCGCTTCAGGCCGATGCGAGCCAATCCGTTGGTTTGGACGCCGCATTCGAATGGTTGCGCAGCCAGGCATTCGGTCGGATCCTGGTGATCGTTCTTTGCGTCGGCCTCGTCGCCTTCGCCATCTTTTGCGCCGTCAACGCGGTCTATCGCATTGTCCCGAAAGCCTATGACGGCTCGGGCGAGACGCTGGCCGCACATCTCAAGCGCGCGACGTCGTAA
- a CDS encoding response regulator, with product MSLRRKVLIVEDEILVGMDLAMSIEDAGFVVSGPYKSSAKALAALEADEPDLAVLDLNLGRDETSEKVAERLEQLGRPFVFLTGYSAASHPVTRRFPRAQCLSKPVRMDAVTAFLRQAY from the coding sequence ATGTCTTTGCGGCGCAAGGTTTTGATCGTCGAAGACGAGATTCTCGTCGGCATGGACCTTGCGATGTCGATCGAGGATGCAGGGTTCGTGGTGTCGGGGCCTTACAAATCGTCCGCCAAGGCCTTGGCTGCGCTCGAGGCGGACGAACCGGATCTTGCGGTTCTGGACCTGAACCTTGGGCGTGACGAGACCAGCGAAAAGGTCGCCGAGCGGCTGGAGCAGTTGGGCCGCCCGTTCGTGTTTTTGACGGGCTACAGCGCCGCGTCCCATCCCGTCACGCGGCGCTTCCCGCGCGCGCAATGCCTGTCGAAGCCGGTGCGGATGGACGCGGTGACCGCCTTCTTGCGCCAGGCGTATTGA
- a CDS encoding glycosyltransferase family 4 protein has protein sequence MTLRRAAFAIPGDLSTPTGGYIYERRLLEGLRAQGRDMRYLKLGPSFPDATPKDMADAIAQLASLEPDRAVILDGFISATLETRALAALHVPSLAMVHHPLALESGLDQARRDHLYRLERANLAHVSHVLVPSPATAAMLVASYGVTAERITIARPGTDRPTHPRAPVSPPLILSVGIQHPRKGHDILLKALARLTHLEWTAVIAGKVYDADHAEELARLHRDLGLSGRVRLAGYVSDADLAALYASASVFALATRYEGYGLVFDEALVNGLPIVSCQTGAVPDTVPADAGRLVPTDDAQAFADALAGLLESETTYARCAQAARAAGQTLPDWADTAETVGRVIDRI, from the coding sequence ATGACCCTGCGGCGCGCGGCCTTTGCGATTCCGGGCGACCTTTCGACCCCGACCGGCGGGTATATCTATGAACGCCGCCTGCTGGAGGGGTTGCGCGCACAGGGGCGCGACATGCGCTATCTCAAGCTCGGCCCCTCGTTCCCCGACGCGACGCCAAAGGACATGGCCGACGCGATCGCGCAACTGGCCAGCCTCGAACCCGACCGGGCGGTGATCCTGGACGGGTTCATTTCGGCCACGCTCGAGACGCGGGCCCTGGCCGCGCTGCATGTCCCTAGCTTGGCGATGGTGCATCATCCCCTCGCGCTGGAGTCGGGGCTGGATCAGGCGCGCCGCGACCATCTCTACCGGCTGGAACGGGCCAACCTGGCCCATGTCAGCCATGTCCTGGTTCCCAGCCCGGCCACGGCCGCCATGCTAGTCGCCTCCTACGGCGTGACAGCCGAGCGCATCACCATCGCCCGCCCGGGCACCGACCGACCGACCCACCCCCGCGCGCCGGTCTCGCCGCCGCTGATCCTGTCGGTCGGCATTCAGCATCCGCGCAAGGGGCATGACATCCTGCTCAAGGCGCTGGCGCGGCTAACGCATCTGGAATGGACCGCCGTGATCGCGGGAAAGGTCTATGATGCGGACCACGCGGAAGAGCTGGCGCGCCTGCATCGGGATCTCGGCCTTTCCGGGCGCGTCCGGCTGGCAGGCTACGTGTCGGATGCGGACCTTGCCGCGCTATATGCGTCGGCCTCGGTGTTCGCCCTTGCGACCCGCTACGAGGGGTATGGGCTGGTCTTTGACGAGGCGCTGGTGAACGGCCTGCCGATCGTCAGTTGCCAAACCGGCGCGGTGCCCGACACGGTCCCCGCAGATGCCGGCCGCCTTGTCCCCACCGATGACGCGCAAGCCTTCGCCGACGCATTGGCGGGCCTGCTGGAAAGTGAGACCACCTATGCCCGCTGCGCCCAGGCGGCCAGGGCCGCGGGGCAGACGCTGCCCGATTGGGCGGACACGGCAGAAACGGTTGGCCGCGTGATCGACCGGATCTGA
- a CDS encoding PAS domain-containing protein translates to MDDTFPIVGIGASAGGLEALQLLVRAIPTDSGLAYVIVQHLAPEHPSIMDKLLGEHTAIPVTRIEDGEPVEPDHIYVIPPGPFLTIEGGRFRLEDHGRETGVRTPINRFFTSLAHECGRDAFAVVLSGTGSDGTLGVRAIKMAGGVAIVQESQSARFPGMPDSAAATGLVDLILPPDAMPARILDILDHRRGLIGASSGESMQDRIDQRLSDVLAALDPEAAHGFENYKTPTLVRRVLRRMSLLRMSGVDAYIDLLRNDAGEADTLRNDFLIGVTEFFRDPEVYAAVEREVVARLVAADEKGDTIRVWVPGCATGEEAYSLAMLLVEEMERTGLHRACQVFGTDIDMTALRHARSGIYSAAAVSHLSDERRKRFFHEDSGSFTILPALREMCIFAPHDILSDPPFSRLDMISCRNVMIYLTGDAQHGILPRFHYGLRPGGYLLLGPSESLGRNDGLFDTVDRNARLFQRNDRARPGYSVLSNGAARPPKPALERATPAEAWGVAAPGLNDASNLETQAEQAFLTHAAAPFAVIDAQGTMLYLSEGMTRYVRPTRGRPDMGVDSFLDRALRLPVQAALAEARDTGQAAEVHNVVIEIDGERLLFDVVATPMPDAGGATLVVLQEVRLRDSADIVPTEDRAADAEYVERKLDLANRQLAMMEREYSGTEQQLRSANEELLSMNEELQSSNEELETSREELQSINEELETINAELTENNRQLSRANSDMRNLLESTDIATLFLDPQRRVRLFTPKLTELYGIRERDIGRPIADLATRISYPELAEDSEQVMQTLQPVEREAEVAVTGQIFAVSVRPYRTIDDRIDGTVITFIDVTARRRGERQLEENARILREQFAELETLYDSIPVGLSLVDRDLRYLRINPSLAEINGFPPADHIGKRQEDLIPDIDQRVRDLQHQVLETGTPVRGLEVTGQTPSQPGVERTWLVDFYPVFDDGYIFAVGSCVIEVTEQRALELKAARAAAAVIESEARLKRLFDNVPVLISMHEGPDHVYVYSNPANDAMIGQLKPIGKPFAEVFGTETSKYILRALDEVFETGKPVTRDEVHSERLDEDGNPTGETVQFFHSAVPYFDDEQRVLGVMSFAYDITEHVEARKQVEDIAIRLTESEARMARLFDHAPAIISIFEGPEFRYSYVNPEHDRATGKAGDTLIGRPLREAMPKLAGQGIMERYEQVYETAKAQVTDELAAQVDGPGGRTTYYKQIIEPWYQGDGSVGGVMSFNYDITELVEARESVRTGERRLRTIQDSLRSFVGLLDTEGTLLEVNELALTRAGLHRDDVIGKPFWDCYWWGHDADLQARLRGWFDAALSGETIREECQVRMAEGVLITIDFNLMPSRDETGRVVEVIPSGIDVTDWRAAEERKDTLLGELQHRVKNSLATVQSIMRFSARTAATKEVLIESLQDRLAAISRTHDALTRSDWSGKSLHEIISEEVAPYADAVSERLRIDGPDVLLPPDMALSVGLAIHEMTTNAAKYGALSAASGTVFVTTEAENGRLTSLEWRERGGPPVNKPETKGFGSFLLERVLTNDLESTVDMQYAPDGLRCRIAFDHEREQ, encoded by the coding sequence ATGGATGATACTTTCCCCATCGTCGGGATCGGCGCATCGGCCGGCGGGCTCGAGGCGTTGCAGTTACTTGTCCGGGCGATTCCGACGGACAGCGGCCTGGCTTATGTCATCGTCCAGCACCTCGCGCCCGAGCATCCGTCGATCATGGACAAGCTGCTGGGCGAACATACCGCCATTCCCGTCACCCGCATCGAAGACGGCGAGCCGGTTGAACCCGACCATATCTATGTCATTCCGCCGGGTCCGTTCCTGACGATCGAAGGCGGAAGGTTCCGGCTTGAGGATCATGGCCGCGAAACCGGGGTCCGCACGCCGATCAATCGGTTTTTCACGTCGCTCGCCCATGAATGCGGACGCGATGCCTTTGCGGTGGTTCTGTCGGGGACCGGGTCGGACGGCACGCTGGGGGTGCGGGCAATCAAGATGGCGGGCGGCGTCGCGATTGTTCAGGAGAGCCAAAGCGCGCGCTTTCCCGGCATGCCGGACAGCGCGGCGGCGACAGGACTGGTGGACCTGATCCTGCCGCCCGACGCGATGCCCGCCCGAATTCTCGATATCCTCGATCACAGGCGCGGCCTGATCGGCGCGTCGTCGGGCGAGTCGATGCAGGACAGGATCGACCAGCGTCTGTCCGATGTTCTGGCCGCGCTCGATCCCGAGGCTGCGCACGGGTTCGAGAACTACAAGACACCGACACTGGTCCGCCGCGTCCTGCGCCGGATGAGCCTTTTGCGCATGTCCGGCGTCGACGCCTATATCGACCTGCTGCGCAACGATGCCGGCGAAGCCGATACGCTGCGCAACGATTTCCTGATCGGCGTCACAGAGTTCTTCCGCGATCCCGAGGTCTACGCCGCCGTCGAAAGAGAGGTCGTCGCGCGCCTTGTGGCCGCCGACGAGAAGGGCGACACGATCCGCGTCTGGGTGCCGGGTTGCGCCACCGGCGAAGAGGCCTACTCGCTGGCCATGCTGCTGGTCGAAGAGATGGAGCGCACGGGTTTGCACCGCGCGTGCCAGGTCTTTGGCACCGATATCGACATGACCGCGCTGCGCCATGCGCGGTCGGGCATATACAGCGCCGCGGCGGTTTCTCACCTGTCCGACGAGCGGCGAAAACGCTTCTTCCACGAGGACAGCGGCAGCTTCACGATCCTGCCGGCGCTGCGCGAGATGTGCATCTTCGCCCCGCATGACATCCTGAGCGATCCGCCGTTTTCCCGGCTCGACATGATCTCGTGCCGCAACGTGATGATCTATCTGACGGGCGACGCGCAGCACGGGATCCTGCCGCGGTTTCACTATGGGCTTCGGCCCGGGGGCTACCTGCTGCTGGGGCCATCGGAATCGCTTGGCCGCAACGACGGGCTGTTCGATACGGTGGATCGAAACGCGCGGCTGTTCCAGCGCAACGATCGCGCGCGGCCAGGCTACTCGGTTCTGAGCAACGGGGCGGCGCGCCCGCCGAAACCGGCGCTCGAACGGGCCACGCCCGCAGAGGCGTGGGGCGTTGCCGCGCCCGGCTTGAACGATGCGTCGAACCTCGAAACCCAGGCCGAGCAGGCCTTTCTGACCCATGCCGCCGCGCCGTTCGCCGTGATCGATGCGCAAGGTACGATGCTTTACCTGTCGGAGGGGATGACGCGCTACGTTCGGCCTACGCGCGGCAGGCCCGATATGGGTGTCGACAGTTTCCTCGACCGGGCCCTACGGCTGCCCGTGCAGGCGGCCCTGGCGGAGGCGCGCGATACCGGGCAAGCGGCCGAAGTGCATAACGTCGTGATCGAGATCGATGGAGAACGCTTGTTGTTCGACGTGGTCGCCACGCCGATGCCCGACGCAGGCGGTGCGACGCTTGTCGTTCTGCAAGAGGTTCGCCTCCGCGACAGCGCGGATATCGTGCCGACCGAGGACCGGGCCGCCGATGCGGAATATGTCGAGCGCAAGCTGGACCTCGCGAACCGTCAACTTGCCATGATGGAACGGGAATACTCGGGCACCGAGCAGCAGCTGCGCAGTGCCAACGAGGAACTCCTTTCGATGAACGAGGAGCTGCAAAGCTCGAACGAGGAGCTCGAGACCAGCCGTGAGGAATTGCAGTCGATCAACGAGGAGCTCGAGACGATCAATGCCGAGTTGACCGAGAACAACCGGCAGCTGTCGCGCGCCAACAGCGACATGCGCAACCTTCTTGAAAGCACCGATATCGCGACCCTGTTCCTCGATCCGCAGCGAAGGGTGCGTTTGTTCACGCCCAAGCTTACCGAACTGTACGGTATCCGCGAACGTGATATCGGGCGCCCGATCGCGGATCTGGCAACGCGGATTTCGTACCCCGAACTGGCCGAGGATTCCGAGCAGGTGATGCAGACGCTGCAACCCGTCGAGCGTGAGGCGGAGGTGGCGGTCACCGGCCAGATCTTCGCGGTCAGCGTGCGTCCCTATCGCACCATCGACGACCGTATCGATGGAACGGTGATCACCTTCATCGACGTGACCGCCCGGCGCCGCGGCGAACGCCAGCTGGAAGAAAACGCACGGATCCTGCGCGAGCAGTTTGCCGAGTTGGAGACGCTCTATGACAGCATTCCGGTCGGCCTGTCGTTGGTTGATCGCGATCTGCGGTACTTGCGGATCAATCCGTCTCTGGCCGAGATCAACGGCTTTCCGCCCGCCGACCATATCGGCAAGCGGCAGGAAGACCTGATCCCCGATATCGATCAGCGCGTTCGCGACCTCCAGCATCAAGTCCTTGAAACCGGCACACCGGTGCGCGGCCTCGAGGTAACCGGGCAAACGCCCAGTCAGCCGGGGGTGGAGCGGACCTGGCTGGTCGATTTCTACCCGGTGTTCGACGACGGATATATCTTTGCCGTCGGGTCCTGCGTGATTGAAGTCACCGAGCAACGCGCACTGGAACTGAAGGCCGCGCGCGCTGCCGCCGCGGTCATCGAAAGCGAGGCGCGCCTCAAACGGCTATTCGACAACGTGCCGGTCCTGATTTCGATGCATGAGGGGCCCGATCACGTCTATGTCTATTCCAACCCGGCCAATGATGCGATGATCGGGCAATTGAAGCCCATCGGCAAACCGTTCGCAGAGGTGTTCGGTACCGAAACGTCCAAGTACATCCTGCGCGCCCTCGACGAGGTCTTCGAAACAGGCAAGCCGGTCACGCGCGACGAGGTACACAGCGAGCGCTTGGACGAAGACGGCAATCCGACGGGCGAAACGGTGCAATTTTTCCACTCGGCCGTACCCTATTTCGACGACGAGCAGCGCGTCCTTGGCGTGATGAGCTTTGCCTATGACATCACCGAACACGTCGAAGCGCGAAAGCAGGTCGAGGACATCGCCATACGTCTGACCGAAAGCGAGGCGCGCATGGCACGGCTGTTCGACCATGCGCCGGCGATCATCTCGATCTTCGAAGGGCCGGAGTTCCGATATTCCTACGTGAACCCCGAACACGACCGCGCAACCGGCAAGGCCGGCGATACCCTGATCGGCCGCCCCCTGCGCGAGGCGATGCCGAAACTGGCCGGGCAGGGCATCATGGAACGATACGAGCAGGTCTACGAAACCGCCAAGGCGCAGGTCACCGATGAACTGGCCGCACAGGTCGACGGCCCCGGGGGCAGGACGACCTACTACAAGCAGATCATCGAACCGTGGTATCAGGGCGACGGCTCGGTCGGCGGGGTCATGTCGTTCAACTACGACATCACCGAGCTGGTCGAGGCGCGCGAGAGCGTTCGGACGGGCGAGCGGCGGTTGCGGACGATCCAGGACAGCCTGCGGTCCTTTGTCGGGCTGCTCGATACCGAGGGCACCCTTTTGGAGGTCAACGAACTGGCCCTGACACGGGCCGGGTTGCACCGGGACGATGTCATCGGCAAGCCGTTCTGGGATTGCTACTGGTGGGGCCATGACGCCGACTTGCAGGCGCGGTTGCGCGGCTGGTTCGACGCTGCCCTGTCCGGCGAAACGATCCGCGAGGAATGCCAGGTGCGCATGGCCGAGGGTGTGCTGATCACCATCGACTTCAACTTGATGCCGTCGCGCGACGAGACCGGCCGCGTCGTCGAGGTGATCCCTTCGGGGATCGATGTGACCGACTGGCGCGCCGCGGAGGAACGCAAGGACACGCTTTTGGGCGAGTTGCAGCACCGAGTGAAGAACTCGCTGGCGACGGTGCAGTCCATCATGCGGTTCAGCGCCCGCACCGCGGCCACCAAGGAGGTGCTGATCGAAAGCCTGCAGGACCGGCTGGCCGCAATTTCGCGGACGCATGATGCGCTGACCCGCAGCGATTGGTCGGGCAAATCGCTGCACGAAATCATCTCGGAAGAAGTCGCGCCCTATGCCGACGCAGTATCCGAACGACTGCGGATTGACGGCCCCGATGTTCTTTTGCCGCCCGATATGGCGCTGTCTGTCGGCCTCGCGATCCACGAAATGACCACCAACGCCGCGAAATACGGGGCGCTTTCGGCGGCATCGGGAACTGTTTTCGTGACCACCGAGGCGGAAAACGGACGTCTGACATCGCTCGAGTGGCGTGAACGGGGCGGACCGCCGGTAAACAAGCCTGAAACCAAGGGGTTCGGGTCGTTCCTCCTTGAACGCGTTCTGACAAACGATTTGGAGTCGACGGTGGATATGCAGTATGCTCCCGATGGGTTGCGATGCAGGATAGCCTTCGATCACGAGCGGGAGCAGTAG
- a CDS encoding ABC transporter substrate-binding protein, translating to MTMRPTLTRRTLLGTGAAALGAGTLGLSTRPALAQTAVSLQLSWLHSAQFAGSYIALDRGLWSENGLAVSLLPGGPNAPVEPPVVSGSALVGISAADYTAAAVEQGAPFKILGVAMQKNPFVVASLPANPVNEPADLVGKRIGMALANTPVLQALCTLNGVDIDGIEIVPTQYSAQPLLAGEVDCLLCWETDLPVAMAMQGVESLTMLMADHGYAVHSQTYIATEDSLANRRSDLVALMSGEVRGWEAYREDTDAAAELTLEMYPDAGLDLETQKLQAARQVPLMFSDLTDANGFGWWTDNTVAANIETLALLGRTVTPDLWDRSILEEVHGT from the coding sequence ATGACCATGCGACCGACCTTGACCCGAAGAACCCTGCTCGGCACGGGGGCCGCGGCCCTTGGTGCCGGAACGCTTGGCCTGAGCACGCGCCCCGCGCTGGCGCAAACAGCCGTCAGCCTGCAGCTTTCATGGCTCCACTCGGCGCAGTTCGCGGGCAGCTACATCGCGCTGGATCGCGGATTGTGGTCGGAAAACGGGCTTGCGGTTTCGCTATTGCCCGGCGGGCCGAACGCGCCGGTCGAGCCGCCCGTCGTCTCGGGGTCGGCGCTGGTCGGGATTTCCGCCGCCGACTACACGGCCGCCGCCGTCGAACAGGGGGCCCCGTTCAAGATTCTGGGCGTGGCGATGCAGAAGAACCCGTTTGTCGTCGCATCGCTACCGGCCAACCCGGTGAACGAGCCCGCCGATCTGGTGGGCAAACGCATCGGCATGGCGTTGGCGAATACACCGGTTCTGCAGGCGCTGTGCACGCTGAACGGCGTCGATATCGACGGGATCGAGATCGTGCCGACGCAGTATTCGGCGCAGCCGCTCTTGGCCGGAGAGGTCGATTGCCTGCTGTGCTGGGAAACCGACCTGCCCGTGGCGATGGCGATGCAGGGCGTCGAAAGCCTGACGATGCTGATGGCCGACCACGGCTATGCCGTGCATTCGCAGACATACATCGCGACCGAAGACAGCCTTGCCAACCGCCGGTCGGACCTGGTCGCGCTGATGTCGGGCGAGGTGCGGGGATGGGAAGCCTATCGCGAAGACACCGACGCGGCGGCGGAACTGACCCTCGAGATGTATCCCGATGCCGGTCTCGATCTCGAGACACAAAAGCTTCAGGCCGCCCGACAGGTGCCGCTGATGTTCTCCGATCTGACCGATGCCAATGGCTTTGGCTGGTGGACCGATAACACCGTGGCCGCGAATATCGAGACCCTTGCGCTTCTGGGCCGGACGGTCACCCCAGACCTGTGGGATCGCTCGATCCTCGAAGAGGTCCATGGCACCTGA
- a CDS encoding lysylphosphatidylglycerol synthase transmembrane domain-containing protein, translating to MRLHIPRWVVRLLQGLVAVGLLALLWRAADGPDAARRLATADWRWLALGFLALSAQTLLSALRWRLTARQLGIALGKAQAISEYYLSQIVNQSLPGGVIGDAGRALRSRGQAGLMAAGQAVVFERLAGQIAMFLMLATAFVATLVVPGGLDWPRWLAWPVAIFLACGACLPLLAMAATHLPGAAGRSGRSLWQALHRALAARGALLGQVLLSVGTTVCNLAAFAFCARAVGIDLGLAAIAALVPLILFTMLVPISISGWGLREGAAAALFPLAGATASGGLATSVAFGLTFAAAVLPGFLMLLLGPRAKRWKTGQERTEDPNGTMRRA from the coding sequence GTGCGCCTGCATATCCCCCGTTGGGTCGTCAGGCTGTTGCAGGGTCTGGTGGCGGTCGGCCTGCTTGCGCTGTTGTGGAGGGCGGCCGACGGGCCGGATGCCGCCCGCCGCCTCGCTACCGCGGATTGGCGGTGGCTCGCCCTCGGGTTTCTTGCCCTCAGCGCGCAGACGCTTTTGTCGGCGTTGCGTTGGCGGCTGACCGCCCGCCAACTGGGTATCGCACTGGGCAAGGCGCAGGCCATATCCGAGTATTATCTGTCGCAGATCGTGAACCAGTCGCTGCCGGGCGGCGTGATCGGCGATGCCGGTCGCGCGCTGCGCTCGCGCGGGCAGGCGGGGTTGATGGCTGCAGGGCAGGCGGTGGTGTTCGAGCGTCTTGCCGGTCAAATCGCGATGTTCCTCATGCTGGCCACCGCGTTTGTTGCCACGCTGGTGGTTCCGGGCGGGTTGGATTGGCCGCGCTGGCTGGCCTGGCCGGTGGCGATCTTTCTGGCGTGCGGGGCGTGCCTGCCGCTGCTGGCCATGGCGGCGACGCATCTGCCCGGGGCTGCGGGTCGCAGCGGGCGCAGCCTTTGGCAGGCCCTTCACAGGGCGCTGGCCGCCCGTGGGGCGCTGTTGGGTCAGGTCCTGCTGAGCGTTGGGACGACCGTTTGCAATCTGGCTGCCTTTGCCTTCTGCGCGCGCGCGGTCGGGATCGACCTTGGGCTTGCGGCGATTGCGGCGCTGGTGCCTCTGATCCTGTTCACGATGCTCGTGCCGATCTCGATCTCGGGCTGGGGTCTGCGCGAAGGCGCGGCGGCCGCGCTTTTTCCGCTGGCCGGCGCCACGGCAAGCGGTGGTCTGGCCACCAGCGTCGCTTTCGGCCTGACCTTTGCCGCCGCCGTGCTGCCGGGGTTTCTGATGCTGCTGCTCGGACCGCGGGCAAAGCGGTGGAAAACCGGGCAAGAGCGTACGGAGGACCCCAACGGGACGATGCGACGCGCTTAA